In Polynucleobacter sp. es-EL-1, the following are encoded in one genomic region:
- the oxc gene encoding oxalyl-CoA decarboxylase, which translates to MTTDNQNTQVTDGFHLVIDALKANDLDTIFGLVGIPITDLCRLAQAEGMRFIGFRHEQHAGNAAAIAGYMTQKPGICMTVSAPGFLNGLTALANATVNCFPMILISGSSEREIVDLQQGDYEEMDQLNAAKPYCKAAYRINHIEDIGIGFARAIRAAVSGRPGGVYLDLPAQLLSQTMPVEEAKKSIFKVIDPIPRQIPAADAVERALNVLKGAKRPLILLGKGAAYAQADKEIRDLIEKSGIPYLPMSMAKGLLPDNHPQSASAARSFVLAEADAVMLVGARLNWLLAHGKGKTWGKDPKKFIQIDIQANEVDSNVQIDAPLIGDIGSVVGELLKGIGSVPKPASDWINAINEKKDKNMAKMAETLAKEASPMNFHGALRAIRDVIKKNPDVNLVNEGANTLDYCRAIVDMYKPRKRFDSGTWGIMGIGMGYAIGAAVTSGLPTVAVEGDSAFGFSGMELETICRYNLPITTVVFNNNGVYRGTDINPTGGADVAPTVFVKDARYDKMIEAFGGVGYYVTTPAELEAALTKAIAEGKPALINAVIDETAGTESGRLTNLNPSTAAGKH; encoded by the coding sequence ATGACAACAGACAATCAAAATACACAAGTAACTGATGGCTTTCATCTCGTCATTGATGCTTTAAAAGCAAATGACCTTGACACCATTTTTGGTTTAGTTGGAATTCCAATTACCGACTTGTGCCGTTTGGCTCAAGCAGAAGGTATGCGTTTTATTGGTTTCCGCCACGAGCAGCATGCAGGTAACGCTGCTGCAATTGCTGGTTACATGACGCAAAAGCCTGGTATCTGTATGACTGTTTCAGCACCTGGTTTCTTGAATGGTTTGACTGCACTGGCTAACGCTACAGTGAATTGCTTCCCGATGATTTTGATCTCCGGTTCAAGTGAGCGTGAAATCGTTGACTTGCAACAAGGTGACTACGAAGAGATGGATCAGCTCAATGCAGCTAAGCCATATTGCAAAGCGGCTTATCGTATTAATCATATTGAGGATATTGGCATTGGTTTTGCTCGTGCAATTCGTGCTGCGGTATCTGGCCGGCCTGGTGGCGTGTACTTGGATTTGCCAGCGCAGTTGCTTTCCCAAACAATGCCTGTTGAAGAAGCCAAGAAGTCTATCTTCAAAGTAATTGATCCTATTCCACGTCAAATTCCAGCTGCTGATGCAGTTGAACGTGCGTTAAATGTACTAAAGGGTGCAAAGCGTCCATTGATTCTCTTGGGCAAAGGTGCAGCTTATGCACAGGCTGATAAAGAAATTCGAGACTTGATTGAAAAATCGGGCATCCCTTACTTGCCAATGTCGATGGCTAAAGGCTTGTTGCCAGATAACCATCCACAGTCTGCTTCTGCAGCGCGCTCATTTGTATTGGCTGAGGCTGATGCTGTGATGTTGGTTGGTGCACGCCTGAATTGGTTGCTTGCTCACGGCAAAGGTAAGACATGGGGCAAAGATCCTAAGAAATTTATTCAGATCGATATTCAAGCAAACGAAGTCGATAGCAACGTACAAATCGATGCGCCATTGATTGGTGATATCGGCTCAGTAGTTGGTGAGCTCTTGAAGGGGATTGGTTCAGTTCCAAAGCCAGCCTCTGATTGGATTAATGCCATCAACGAGAAAAAAGATAAGAACATGGCGAAGATGGCTGAGACTCTTGCAAAAGAAGCCTCACCAATGAACTTCCATGGCGCATTGCGTGCTATCCGTGATGTGATCAAGAAGAATCCAGATGTGAACTTGGTAAACGAAGGTGCAAATACGCTTGACTACTGCCGCGCAATTGTGGATATGTACAAGCCTCGTAAGCGTTTTGACTCAGGTACCTGGGGCATCATGGGTATTGGTATGGGCTACGCTATTGGCGCTGCTGTTACCAGTGGCTTGCCAACTGTTGCCGTTGAGGGCGATAGCGCCTTTGGCTTTAGCGGTATGGAATTAGAAACCATCTGCCGCTACAACTTGCCAATCACTACAGTGGTGTTTAACAACAATGGCGTGTATCGCGGTACCGACATAAATCCAACTGGTGGTGCGGATGTCGCGCCTACGGTATTTGTGAAAGACGCACGTTACGACAAGATGATTGAGGCATTTGGTGGTGTTGGTTACTACGTCACTACCCCAGCAGAATTGGAAGCTGCATTAACTAAGGCGATTGCTGAAGGTAAGCCGGCCTTGATTAATGCGGTAATCGATGAAACAGCCGGAACAGAAAGTGGACGTTTAACAAACTTGAACCCATCGACTGCTGCAGGCAAGCATTAA
- a CDS encoding TonB-dependent receptor — MKQQFSSKALATLFCGAAITFSAAAQNSPSTVIVSGSRFEENLNEVPANVKVITRDEIANSTSNNIPEVLSQIGGVNVKSTSGNPLNLDASVDMGGYGATANSNTLILVDGQRLNPIDSGTINWESIPIDSIERIELLQGGASVQYGNGAVGGVINIITNGGAKNLNQAAITYGSYNTVIGNAILRNTVNDTTIQLTANSSNTDGWRENSAANAYSFDGKVTQSLGGIDKVYADIFFNHSNSQTPGAVLGQAGQGDSQSARSTFIGSTITTDNSGVRAGFIKAIDDRLTFDIDGTYSNKNTSSNIPAYPYYVLYPNWQLAIAPKIKANFGEWGSTVIGYDFNQASQSSSSGLTFGNTSLQQNVSILNQSMYLVSRIPLKAINGLEASGGFRHQAQNASANDFSSGSTISANQKYSANAGDIAFNYNYQAGQKVFIKWDQSYRFPNTDEFWGFNPDTYTPVFNGILKPQISQTYSVGGDWKLRQTHLSALVFQSITQNEIRYDPSSGSNINTAGNINRTGFLFDSSSNITKNLTLAGGGKIQRSTFTTGEIAGVGVGLSPDLLLNARAQYMFNTSWSAGAVVNYVSNQNYESDPAITNSLAKIPSYVAADIYINYRIHSWETKFMIKNIGGNSYATTGGYNSSRGYYYYPTTPTTYFVNAKYNF; from the coding sequence ATGAAACAGCAGTTCAGTAGTAAAGCACTCGCCACCCTATTTTGTGGCGCGGCAATCACATTTAGCGCAGCCGCTCAAAATTCTCCATCGACAGTCATCGTTTCGGGATCTCGCTTTGAGGAAAACCTCAATGAAGTTCCGGCAAACGTCAAAGTCATCACTCGCGATGAAATTGCAAACTCCACTTCAAATAATATTCCCGAAGTGTTATCTCAAATTGGAGGAGTAAATGTAAAAAGTACGAGCGGCAATCCCCTTAATTTAGATGCCTCAGTTGATATGGGCGGTTATGGAGCAACAGCAAATAGCAACACATTAATACTGGTTGATGGGCAAAGATTAAATCCCATTGATTCTGGGACCATCAATTGGGAATCCATTCCAATTGACTCCATTGAGAGAATAGAGCTGCTTCAAGGTGGCGCCAGTGTTCAGTATGGCAATGGCGCTGTTGGCGGTGTAATTAATATCATCACCAATGGAGGAGCAAAAAATCTTAATCAAGCTGCAATTACCTATGGAAGTTACAACACGGTCATTGGCAATGCAATATTGAGAAATACGGTTAATGACACAACTATTCAACTCACTGCAAACTCGTCTAATACAGATGGTTGGAGAGAAAATTCGGCAGCGAACGCATACTCGTTTGATGGCAAAGTAACCCAATCATTAGGTGGAATAGATAAGGTCTACGCCGATATATTCTTTAATCACTCAAATTCTCAAACTCCTGGAGCTGTGCTCGGTCAGGCAGGCCAGGGTGACTCCCAATCAGCCAGATCAACATTCATAGGGTCAACGATCACTACCGATAATTCTGGAGTCAGGGCTGGCTTTATTAAAGCAATTGATGATCGGCTAACGTTTGACATTGATGGTACATACTCAAATAAAAATACCAGCTCCAATATCCCCGCATATCCTTACTACGTTCTATACCCCAACTGGCAACTTGCAATTGCACCGAAGATCAAAGCTAATTTTGGCGAATGGGGATCAACAGTAATAGGCTATGACTTTAATCAAGCCTCCCAAAGCAGCTCTTCTGGGTTAACTTTTGGTAATACCAGTCTTCAACAAAACGTAAGTATCCTCAATCAATCCATGTATCTCGTATCACGAATTCCACTGAAGGCGATTAATGGATTGGAGGCAAGCGGGGGCTTCAGACATCAAGCACAGAATGCATCTGCAAATGATTTCTCTAGCGGATCAACCATTAGTGCAAATCAAAAGTACTCTGCTAACGCTGGAGATATAGCCTTTAATTACAACTATCAAGCGGGACAAAAAGTATTTATCAAATGGGATCAGTCTTATCGATTCCCTAATACTGACGAATTCTGGGGCTTTAATCCAGACACTTACACCCCAGTTTTCAATGGCATCTTAAAGCCGCAAATCTCACAAACGTATTCAGTCGGGGGAGATTGGAAACTTCGTCAAACCCATCTTTCAGCTCTCGTATTTCAATCAATTACACAAAATGAAATTCGTTATGACCCTTCCAGTGGAAGCAATATTAATACTGCTGGCAACATTAATCGCACAGGCTTTCTTTTTGACTCCTCAAGCAATATCACCAAAAACTTAACGCTTGCTGGTGGCGGAAAGATTCAAAGATCAACTTTCACTACTGGTGAAATTGCTGGTGTTGGAGTAGGTCTATCGCCAGATCTTCTGTTAAATGCTCGGGCGCAGTATATGTTTAATACAAGCTGGAGTGCAGGGGCTGTTGTGAATTATGTCAGCAACCAAAACTATGAATCGGATCCAGCAATTACCAATTCACTAGCTAAGATTCCATCCTATGTTGCTGCAGATATTTATATCAACTACAGAATTCATTCATGGGAAACCAAATTCATGATCAAAAACATTGGCGGAAATTCTTATGCCACCACTGGTGGTTACAACTCTTCACGTGGTTACTACTACTACCCCACTACACCAACAACCTATTTTGTCAATGCAAAATATAATTTCTAA
- a CDS encoding iron ABC transporter permease: MHNHHFLGKLLFLLLISVMLLALGTMLGSTGISWSFSQTEEAVLWDIRIPRSLGAYIAGALLGLSGGIAQSLFRNPLADPYLLGSASGALLGVASVLSFAYLGHSWLELIGLNGGAFIGALFGVLASLMLAGGYHSSLRLLLSGVVISVILGAANSLFTFIRPDLFQSIQAFMLGNTTLLSWSAVQVMGIVFIICLLPTLLFSPVLDALSLGENTARTLGLPLDRLRLILIGILALATGCAVAQTGLVAFVGLAAPHLVRRLSGGHQRLQLLFSSIGGGILLLSSDLLARTLFAPIEIPVGIVTAVLGGIYLLILLKRTSLGARS; encoded by the coding sequence ATGCATAACCACCACTTCCTAGGTAAATTATTATTCCTATTGCTCATTAGCGTCATGTTGCTAGCCCTAGGAACGATGCTGGGTAGCACTGGGATAAGTTGGAGTTTTTCTCAAACTGAGGAAGCTGTCTTGTGGGATATTCGAATCCCAAGATCCTTGGGGGCCTATATTGCTGGCGCTTTATTAGGACTATCTGGCGGCATAGCCCAAAGCTTATTTCGCAATCCCCTAGCAGATCCCTATCTACTGGGTAGTGCATCTGGTGCATTACTGGGAGTCGCTAGCGTACTTTCATTTGCTTATCTAGGACATTCTTGGCTAGAGCTAATTGGCCTAAATGGGGGTGCCTTTATTGGCGCCCTGTTTGGTGTACTGGCCTCCCTCATGTTGGCTGGTGGGTATCACAGCTCACTGCGACTTTTATTATCTGGTGTAGTGATTAGTGTCATTCTTGGCGCTGCTAACTCACTCTTCACCTTCATTCGCCCAGACCTCTTTCAAAGTATTCAAGCATTCATGCTCGGCAATACAACACTGTTAAGTTGGTCAGCGGTTCAGGTGATGGGTATTGTTTTTATTATCTGCTTGCTACCTACACTGTTATTTAGCCCAGTATTAGATGCCCTATCGCTTGGCGAGAATACTGCCCGTACGCTAGGTCTGCCATTGGATCGGTTGCGCTTAATTTTGATTGGAATTCTTGCGCTAGCAACGGGTTGTGCTGTTGCCCAAACTGGATTAGTTGCCTTTGTAGGTTTGGCTGCACCGCACTTGGTAAGGCGACTCTCTGGAGGTCATCAACGTTTACAACTGTTATTTTCCAGCATCGGTGGCGGCATCTTGTTGCTTAGCTCCGATCTTCTAGCGCGGACTCTGTTTGCCCCCATTGAAATCCCCGTGGGAATTGTGACGGCGGTATTGGGCGGTATCTATCTTTTGATACTTCTAAAACGAACCTCCTTGGGGGCTCGATCATGA
- a CDS encoding Crp/Fnr family transcriptional regulator: MTALDKHPEKNLIRLQLSQNSVLKSLDPAAMAELERHLEISDLKKSEILLHQGDHQMEQYFVLDGILKRIVSSADAKEMILRFAIEKDIETSYAAWRLKTSAPYSIACVTKARVARMPLKKWAEFLDAHKPLKESFEFEVMRLMSEIMAHTITLHMLDAPGRVERFLRKYEDLFELLPKKELAAYLNLSPETLSRLKTKHKELFV; encoded by the coding sequence ATGACTGCATTAGACAAGCACCCCGAAAAAAACCTGATTCGTCTTCAACTGAGTCAAAACTCAGTACTTAAAAGCTTGGATCCGGCAGCAATGGCTGAGTTAGAGCGCCATTTAGAGATCTCAGATCTTAAAAAATCAGAAATTTTATTGCACCAAGGTGATCATCAGATGGAGCAGTACTTTGTTCTGGATGGCATTTTGAAGCGGATTGTCTCTAGCGCAGATGCCAAAGAAATGATCTTGCGTTTCGCGATTGAGAAAGACATTGAGACAAGTTACGCCGCATGGCGCCTTAAGACCTCAGCTCCTTACAGTATTGCTTGTGTTACCAAGGCTCGTGTAGCCCGCATGCCACTAAAGAAATGGGCAGAATTCTTGGATGCCCATAAGCCATTAAAAGAAAGCTTTGAATTTGAGGTAATGCGCCTGATGAGTGAAATCATGGCCCATACGATTACCTTACATATGCTCGATGCTCCTGGCCGAGTAGAGCGTTTTTTACGTAAATATGAGGACTTATTTGAGCTTCTACCTAAAAAAGAGCTCGCCGCATACCTCAATTTATCCCCAGAGACATTAAGTCGCCTAAAAACTAAGCACAAAGAGCTTTTTGTCTAG
- a CDS encoding ABC transporter substrate-binding protein has product MQPTTPSKYLLIGIALFFIAFSLAVFSKPVSVADDRGVVLTFDAPPQRIISLLPSLTESICALGKCANLVGIDRFSNWPKSIQDLPKLGGMADINLERIVQLKPDVVLLEKASPVITRLNDLGIKTFALDVKSMEDEERALKKLDLVLGTSESARVWNQIQQEITRANKQLNLDGKTLRVYFEVNPAPFAAGRSSFIGEILTRLGLTNIIPESLGPFPKINPEFVVQSKPDLILLSESTATDIQKRPGWNTIPAVSKNRICTFNAQQNDVLVRPGPRMGEAAFIISQCIQEKMSSSR; this is encoded by the coding sequence ATGCAACCCACAACCCCATCCAAATACTTGCTTATTGGGATTGCATTATTTTTTATTGCATTCTCTTTAGCAGTATTTTCCAAGCCTGTTTCGGTAGCCGATGATCGAGGCGTTGTCCTTACTTTTGATGCCCCACCACAACGGATTATTAGCCTATTACCATCGCTGACAGAGTCTATTTGTGCATTGGGTAAGTGCGCCAATCTAGTGGGAATTGATCGTTTCTCAAATTGGCCCAAGTCTATTCAAGATTTGCCTAAGCTCGGTGGTATGGCCGATATTAATCTTGAGCGAATTGTCCAGCTTAAGCCCGATGTGGTGTTGCTAGAAAAAGCCTCTCCCGTAATCACCCGTTTAAATGACTTAGGAATCAAAACATTTGCATTAGATGTGAAGTCGATGGAGGATGAAGAGCGCGCCCTAAAAAAATTGGATCTCGTTTTAGGCACCTCAGAGAGTGCTCGCGTATGGAATCAGATTCAACAAGAAATAACACGTGCAAATAAACAGCTAAATTTAGATGGTAAAACGTTGCGGGTCTACTTTGAAGTTAATCCTGCACCTTTTGCCGCTGGGAGATCTTCTTTTATTGGCGAAATTTTGACCCGCCTTGGCCTGACTAATATCATCCCCGAATCCCTTGGACCCTTTCCTAAAATTAATCCTGAATTTGTTGTTCAGAGTAAACCAGACCTGATTCTCTTGAGCGAATCAACTGCTACTGATATTCAAAAGCGCCCTGGCTGGAATACCATCCCAGCAGTCTCAAAGAATCGTATCTGCACCTTTAACGCCCAGCAAAATGATGTCTTAGTGCGTCCCGGTCCTCGCATGGGAGAAGCGGCATTCATTATTTCTCAATGTATTCAAGAGAAGATGTCATCATCTCGATAA
- a CDS encoding sulfite exporter TauE/SafE family protein produces MSIIDISMLMLCGGIAGFLAGLLGIGGGMILVPFMIIVFNHLGFSQEVIVHMAIATGMATILFTTTSAIWAHHKHGSIDWRLVATLSPGLVVGSLIGGSEIFEAINTSWLSLFFAIFIVYTSIQMIINKKPTAGRELPGTVGLFSFGAFTGVIASLLGAGGAFITVPFMLWCNVKPHTAMASSSGLGFPIAAAATIGYMYGSWGNPNLPAGSLGFVYLPAVLCIVAVSIFTAPLGAKMARKLNIAQLKRIFGVMLFMLAAFMFNESRIAFGY; encoded by the coding sequence ATGTCAATAATTGATATTTCAATGCTAATGCTGTGCGGTGGTATTGCAGGATTTTTAGCGGGCTTACTGGGCATTGGCGGCGGCATGATCTTAGTGCCCTTCATGATCATCGTCTTCAATCACCTTGGATTTAGTCAAGAGGTGATTGTGCACATGGCTATTGCCACCGGAATGGCTACGATCTTATTTACAACCACGTCAGCAATTTGGGCGCATCACAAACATGGTTCTATTGATTGGAGGCTTGTAGCCACCCTTAGCCCAGGACTAGTGGTTGGAAGCTTGATTGGTGGAAGCGAAATATTTGAAGCGATTAATACTTCATGGCTTTCCCTATTCTTTGCGATCTTTATCGTCTATACCTCCATACAAATGATTATTAATAAAAAGCCTACCGCTGGAAGAGAGCTTCCAGGAACCGTAGGTCTTTTTTCATTTGGAGCATTTACTGGTGTGATTGCCAGTTTGCTTGGTGCGGGCGGGGCATTTATTACAGTACCCTTCATGCTTTGGTGTAATGTAAAGCCACATACCGCTATGGCGAGCTCTTCTGGCCTAGGCTTTCCTATCGCGGCGGCTGCCACCATAGGCTACATGTACGGCAGTTGGGGAAATCCTAATCTTCCAGCTGGATCGCTTGGTTTTGTTTACCTACCAGCAGTGCTCTGCATTGTTGCAGTCAGCATCTTTACTGCACCATTGGGCGCCAAAATGGCCAGAAAGCTCAATATTGCACAACTCAAACGCATCTTCGGCGTAATGCTCTTCATGCTTGCAGCCTTCATGTTTAATGAAAGCCGCATCGCATTTGGGTACTAA
- a CDS encoding Bug family tripartite tricarboxylate transporter substrate binding protein produces the protein MSTLKKALFLVCAAPLAVAAQEWPNKPVTFLNPFPAGGGTDAFARPLAAQLTEQLGKQFVIDNRGGAGGTVGASMAAKAAPDGYTWFIGATHHTIAPSMYKNLDYDIEKSFIPVAMLANVPQVLVVNPQRVSARNAKEFLELMKKNPGKYNFASAGSGTVHHLAGELYKIQTGTFITHIPYRGAGPAMNDLLAGQVDLEFDGLATSAPQINAGKLVAIAVASNKRSTAIPNVPTFQEAGLPDYVVSTWYSMFAPAGTPKPIVDKMIVEVQKALNTPKLKAIWEKQGSETPNLTGEAFGKQVSADVARWSTVVKKSGAQLD, from the coding sequence ATGAGCACATTAAAAAAGGCTCTGTTCCTTGTTTGTGCTGCTCCATTGGCTGTGGCTGCACAAGAGTGGCCAAATAAGCCAGTGACCTTTTTAAACCCGTTCCCTGCTGGTGGTGGTACCGATGCTTTTGCAAGGCCTTTAGCTGCACAATTGACTGAGCAGCTCGGTAAGCAATTTGTGATCGACAACCGTGGTGGTGCAGGCGGAACTGTTGGTGCATCTATGGCTGCAAAGGCTGCTCCAGATGGTTATACCTGGTTCATCGGTGCAACGCATCACACCATTGCGCCATCCATGTATAAGAACTTAGATTACGACATCGAGAAGAGTTTCATTCCTGTAGCAATGTTGGCAAACGTGCCACAAGTATTGGTGGTCAATCCACAACGTGTTAGCGCACGTAACGCCAAAGAGTTCCTCGAGCTAATGAAGAAGAACCCTGGTAAGTACAACTTTGCAAGTGCGGGTAGCGGAACTGTTCACCATTTAGCTGGTGAGCTCTACAAAATCCAAACTGGTACCTTTATTACTCACATCCCATATCGTGGTGCAGGCCCTGCTATGAATGACCTTTTAGCGGGTCAAGTGGATTTAGAGTTTGATGGTCTTGCAACTTCAGCTCCACAAATTAATGCTGGTAAGTTGGTGGCGATTGCTGTTGCTTCAAACAAGCGTTCGACAGCTATTCCGAATGTACCAACCTTCCAAGAAGCAGGTTTACCTGACTATGTTGTTTCAACTTGGTATTCGATGTTTGCTCCTGCTGGCACTCCAAAGCCAATCGTTGACAAAATGATTGTTGAAGTGCAAAAGGCCTTAAATACTCCTAAGCTAAAGGCTATCTGGGAGAAGCAAGGTTCAGAAACTCCAAACTTAACCGGCGAAGCTTTTGGTAAGCAGGTCAGTGCGGACGTTGCACGTTGGTCTACTGTTGTTAAGAAATCTGGCGCACAGTTGGATTAA
- a CDS encoding malonyl-CoA synthase: MNLYSLLEKGFPKDKQACALETHDGLYYSWSDLECATAKIANFLKSLKLPAGSRIAVQVEKSPEALFLYLATVRAGYVYLPLNTAYQAAEVQYFLENAEPAVVVCSSKNFSWVSKVAFKAGTKHVFTLDENRTGTLLERAAGQSDRFKTVAVKDDDLAAILYTSGTTGRSKGAMLTHKNLGSNAQVLQKFWGWKKGDVLLHALPIFHVHGLFVAAHGALINGSKMIWLPRLDTAQLIAHMPKSTVMMGVPTFYVRLLADKDFNKQVARNMRLFVSGSAPLLTETFNTFKETIGQPILERYGMSETVMLVSNPYKGNRVGGSVGLPLPGVKVRVVDENNKPCGVNEIGSIQVKGPNIFKGYWRMPEKTAEEFTKDGWFKTGDVGRWGGSANGGKAPNDYLCIVGRSKDLIISGGYNVYPKEIESFIDDMEGVDESAVIGIPHPDFGEAVMAVVVPKPGAKLDSQAMITSLKSQIANFKIPKRLEIVSDLPRNAMGKVQKNILRQQYTN; the protein is encoded by the coding sequence ATGAATTTATATTCGCTCTTGGAAAAAGGTTTTCCAAAAGACAAGCAAGCTTGCGCACTAGAAACACATGATGGACTGTATTACTCCTGGAGTGATTTGGAGTGTGCAACTGCCAAGATAGCGAATTTTCTGAAGAGCCTCAAACTGCCAGCTGGTTCCCGCATAGCAGTTCAGGTTGAAAAATCCCCCGAAGCATTATTTCTGTATTTGGCTACTGTTAGGGCTGGCTATGTTTATTTGCCGCTCAATACGGCCTATCAGGCAGCTGAGGTTCAGTATTTCTTGGAAAATGCTGAGCCGGCAGTTGTAGTTTGTAGCAGCAAGAATTTTTCCTGGGTGTCTAAGGTAGCGTTTAAGGCGGGTACTAAACACGTCTTTACCCTTGATGAGAACCGCACTGGCACTTTGCTTGAGCGTGCCGCTGGTCAAAGCGATCGCTTTAAGACTGTTGCTGTTAAGGATGATGACTTGGCTGCTATTTTGTATACCTCCGGTACTACTGGTAGAAGTAAGGGTGCGATGCTGACCCATAAGAACTTGGGAAGCAATGCCCAAGTACTGCAAAAATTCTGGGGATGGAAAAAAGGCGATGTCTTGTTGCATGCCTTACCCATCTTCCATGTGCATGGTTTATTTGTTGCCGCACATGGCGCTCTCATCAATGGCAGTAAGATGATTTGGTTGCCTCGTCTCGATACGGCACAGCTCATTGCTCATATGCCCAAGTCAACTGTCATGATGGGTGTGCCAACGTTTTATGTTCGCTTGCTAGCGGATAAGGATTTCAATAAGCAAGTTGCACGCAATATGCGTTTATTTGTTTCTGGTTCTGCGCCCCTGCTAACTGAAACCTTTAATACGTTTAAAGAGACTATTGGTCAGCCGATTCTCGAGCGTTATGGCATGAGTGAGACAGTGATGCTCGTCTCCAATCCATACAAAGGCAATCGTGTAGGCGGATCCGTTGGTCTGCCATTGCCAGGCGTAAAAGTGCGCGTCGTTGATGAAAATAACAAGCCTTGTGGCGTGAATGAAATCGGTAGCATTCAAGTCAAAGGCCCTAATATATTTAAGGGCTACTGGCGCATGCCAGAAAAAACTGCTGAAGAGTTTACAAAAGATGGCTGGTTTAAAACGGGCGACGTAGGTCGCTGGGGTGGCTCTGCCAATGGCGGTAAAGCGCCTAATGACTATTTATGCATCGTTGGTCGCAGCAAAGATTTAATTATTTCTGGTGGATACAACGTCTATCCAAAAGAGATTGAGAGCTTCATTGACGATATGGAAGGTGTTGATGAGAGCGCTGTGATTGGTATTCCGCACCCTGATTTTGGTGAGGCGGTAATGGCGGTAGTAGTACCTAAGCCTGGTGCTAAGCTAGATTCTCAGGCAATGATCACGTCTTTGAAATCTCAAATTGCGAATTTTAAAATTCCAAAGCGCTTAGAGATTGTGAGTGATTTGCCACGCAATGCGATGGGTAAAGTGCAAAAGAATATTTTGCGTCAGCAATATACCAATTAA
- a CDS encoding ABC transporter ATP-binding protein, whose translation MKTEQLTIYRDTALVLSDINIDIPEGKWTSIIGPNGAGKSSLLQAMSGLLKYAGSISINGSLLRDLPRKELAKKIAWLAQDVATPDELNGGLSVYDTVMLGRLPHQDWLHLPSSADHIIVEGVLKQTGVWELRLRPLQHLSGGERQRVLLARLLAVDSEILLMDEPLANLDPPHQAEFLDWQKILLSQGKTLVTVLHEIHFALRADHLVMLKKGKLHFSGPSQDPETHQALIELFDGRIYLEKLSNGWIALPR comes from the coding sequence ATGAAAACCGAGCAACTCACTATTTACCGAGATACAGCTCTAGTTCTGAGCGATATCAATATCGATATTCCTGAGGGTAAATGGACGAGTATTATTGGGCCTAATGGTGCTGGTAAGTCCTCCTTACTTCAGGCGATGAGCGGCTTACTAAAATACGCAGGCTCGATATCAATCAATGGGTCGCTATTACGAGACCTACCTCGTAAAGAGCTCGCTAAGAAGATTGCTTGGCTGGCGCAAGATGTAGCAACGCCAGATGAATTAAATGGGGGCCTGAGTGTTTACGATACCGTCATGCTTGGCCGTCTACCACATCAAGATTGGCTTCATCTGCCGTCTTCTGCGGATCACATCATAGTAGAAGGTGTTCTAAAACAAACTGGGGTTTGGGAATTACGTTTGCGCCCTCTGCAGCATCTATCGGGTGGTGAGCGTCAACGGGTTTTACTAGCTAGACTTCTGGCTGTTGACTCTGAAATCCTCCTGATGGATGAACCATTGGCAAACTTAGACCCCCCTCACCAGGCTGAATTTCTGGACTGGCAAAAAATACTGCTCTCCCAAGGTAAAACTTTAGTTACCGTGCTTCATGAGATCCATTTTGCCCTTAGAGCCGACCACTTAGTTATGCTGAAAAAGGGGAAACTGCATTTTTCTGGACCCTCACAGGACCCTGAAACCCATCAGGCCTTAATCGAATTATTCGATGGACGAATTTATCTTGAAAAGCTCAGCAATGGCTGGATTGCCCTTCCTCGCTAA